The Flammeovirgaceae bacterium genome contains a region encoding:
- a CDS encoding AAA family ATPase, giving the protein MESLIAKYRSLRDGVETTFVRYLMQKINWKARAIRIEGARGTGKSTLMLQYIKEQLPVKNTLYLTLDDLYFRQHTLTEVAEEFYQLGGRYLFLDEVHKYQGWQTEVKNLYDFKKELQLVISGSSILALQKSSADLSRRVMEYHLPGLSFREYLSLLHGIDLPAYTFEEIIRDHESISGLIIKKVKALLAHYHHYIKYGVYPFFIEGEAAYLTKLNQLINVIIDYDLPEARAMEGASLARLKKLLYIISRSVPFTPNIHKLSVAVGTSRIRVLEMLDTLEKAQLIRNLRSDVKGISLMNKPDKIYLNNTNLVHALADEKPNKGNIRETLFLSHVQDAGLTVSYPKVGDFKVNEKYTFEVGGKEKTNVQIKGVKNAYIVADDIEYGFGNKIPLWLFGFLY; this is encoded by the coding sequence ATGGAGTCGCTGATTGCCAAGTATCGTTCCTTGCGGGATGGGGTTGAAACTACCTTTGTGCGTTACCTCATGCAAAAAATCAACTGGAAAGCACGGGCTATCCGGATTGAGGGAGCTCGCGGAACGGGGAAGTCAACCCTGATGCTACAATACATCAAAGAGCAGTTGCCGGTAAAGAATACGCTATACCTTACACTTGACGACCTGTACTTCCGGCAACATACCCTGACGGAGGTTGCAGAGGAATTTTACCAACTAGGAGGCCGCTACCTTTTTCTTGACGAGGTGCACAAATATCAGGGCTGGCAAACGGAAGTTAAGAACCTGTACGATTTCAAAAAAGAGCTTCAACTGGTCATTTCAGGTTCCTCCATTCTTGCACTCCAAAAGTCCTCAGCCGATCTTTCCAGGCGGGTTATGGAATATCATCTTCCCGGACTTTCCTTTCGGGAGTACCTGTCTCTTTTGCATGGCATAGACTTACCAGCCTACACTTTTGAAGAGATTATTCGTGATCATGAAAGCATAAGCGGGTTGATCATAAAAAAAGTAAAGGCGTTGCTGGCCCATTATCATCACTACATTAAGTATGGTGTTTATCCTTTTTTCATAGAAGGGGAAGCGGCTTATCTCACCAAGCTCAATCAGTTAATAAATGTCATTATTGATTACGATCTGCCCGAGGCCCGGGCAATGGAAGGCGCTTCGTTAGCCAGGCTGAAGAAGCTGCTCTACATCATATCGCGGTCAGTACCGTTTACTCCAAATATTCACAAACTTTCGGTAGCGGTTGGCACCAGTCGCATACGAGTCCTTGAAATGCTGGATACGCTGGAAAAAGCTCAGCTTATCCGTAACCTTCGGTCGGATGTGAAGGGTATAAGCCTGATGAACAAGCCGGACAAGATTTACCTGAACAATACCAACCTGGTGCATGCGTTGGCCGATGAAAAACCAAACAAAGGAAATATCAGAGAAACATTGTTTTTATCACATGTTCAGGATGCCGGGTTGACGGTGTCCTATCCGAAGGTTGGCGATTTTAAAGTGAATGAGAAATATACGTTCGAAGTTGGAGGAAAGGAAAAGACAAACGTCCAGATTAAAGGAGTAAAGAATGCTTATATCGTTGCGGATGATATAGAATATGGCTTTGGTAATAAAATTCCATTGTGGCTCTTTGGTTTTCTCTATTAG
- a CDS encoding transketolase, translated as MPQPDYPYLKKLCAQIRRDIVRMVHACQSGHPGGSLGCTEFFVALYFHIMRRKPGFNMDGIGEDIFFLSNGHISPVWYSTLARAGYFDVKELSTFRFINSRLQGHPATHEGLPGVRVASGSLGQGLSVAVGAAQAKKLNKDDHFVFVLMGDGEQQEGQVWEAAMYAAHHKVDNLIATIDYNGQQIDGPVKDIIDLKNLRAKYEAFGWDVQEFNGNKLEEVITGLEKAKTLTGKGKPVLNLMRTEMGYGVDFMMGSHKWHGVAPNDEEFAKAMAQLEVTELGDY; from the coding sequence ATGCCCCAGCCTGACTACCCCTACCTGAAAAAACTATGTGCGCAGATCAGGCGCGACATTGTGCGCATGGTACACGCCTGCCAGAGCGGCCACCCGGGCGGATCGCTGGGGTGTACCGAGTTTTTTGTGGCACTGTATTTCCACATTATGCGGAGAAAACCCGGCTTCAATATGGATGGAATTGGTGAAGACATTTTCTTTCTGTCCAACGGGCATATTTCTCCGGTTTGGTATTCCACCCTGGCACGGGCCGGTTATTTTGATGTAAAAGAACTTTCCACCTTCCGCTTTATCAATTCGCGCTTGCAGGGTCACCCGGCTACGCATGAAGGTTTGCCTGGAGTAAGAGTAGCTTCGGGATCATTGGGCCAGGGACTTTCTGTAGCTGTGGGAGCCGCCCAGGCGAAAAAACTAAACAAAGACGATCACTTTGTTTTTGTACTGATGGGCGATGGCGAACAGCAGGAAGGCCAGGTATGGGAAGCGGCCATGTATGCCGCCCACCACAAGGTTGACAACCTGATTGCTACCATTGACTACAACGGCCAGCAGATTGACGGCCCTGTTAAGGACATCATTGATTTGAAGAACCTTCGTGCAAAGTATGAAGCCTTCGGCTGGGACGTACAGGAATTCAATGGCAACAAGCTGGAAGAAGTGATCACCGGCCTTGAAAAAGCAAAAACCTTAACGGGCAAGGGCAAACCCGTACTTAACCTGATGCGCACCGAAATGGGCTATGGCGTTGACTTTATGATGGGCTCGCACAAATGGCATGGCGTGGCACCCAACGATGAGGAGTTTGCCAAAGCGATGGCGCAGTTGGAGGTTACTGAGTTAGGGGATTACTGA
- the bcp gene encoding thioredoxin-dependent thiol peroxidase, protein MLKAGTKAPDFTTTDQDGKPVKLSDYKGKKVVLYFYPKDQTPGCTAEACNLRDNYKLLQKQGYEVLGVSTDSEKSHQKFIAKEKLPFRLLADVDKTVHTKYETWIEKSMYGRKYMGTARVTYIINEKGVIDDVIEKVDTKNHADQILKGLGTTPVKSAKKSPAKKKVAAKKKTGKKKK, encoded by the coding sequence ATGCTGAAAGCTGGAACCAAAGCCCCTGATTTTACAACCACCGACCAGGACGGTAAACCGGTTAAATTATCCGACTATAAAGGCAAGAAAGTAGTACTTTACTTCTATCCTAAAGATCAAACTCCCGGCTGCACGGCCGAAGCGTGCAACCTGCGCGACAATTATAAATTGCTGCAGAAACAAGGCTATGAAGTGCTGGGTGTGAGCACCGACAGCGAAAAATCGCACCAGAAATTTATTGCCAAAGAAAAGCTGCCCTTCCGCCTACTGGCCGATGTAGATAAAACCGTTCACACCAAGTACGAAACCTGGATTGAAAAATCGATGTACGGACGAAAGTACATGGGCACCGCACGGGTTACCTATATTATTAATGAAAAGGGCGTGATTGATGACGTGATTGAAAAAGTGGATACGAAAAACCATGCCGACCAGATACTTAAAGGTTTGGGTACCACACCCGTAAAGTCAGCAAAGAAATCTCCGGCTAAAAAGAAAGTGGCCGCAAAGAAAAAGACAGGTAAAAAGAAGAAATGA
- a CDS encoding M23 family metallopeptidase: MKLSNGLVVVALIGFVLTGNAQFSETDNMPPAATYLFPVKPGQPAALAGTMGELRSTHFHTGIDIRTLNEIGWPVRAANQGYISRITISPSGFGLVMYVKHPDGYTTVYGHLDKFKKEVDEYVRRERYRRKTSSIDLYFRKDQFKVNRGDTIAFSGNTGSSAGPHLHFDIRDENNRALDPLRFNFSEVVDNAPPVVRKVALRTLDMDARINDQFGRFEFYVTKTGREYVLPQPIFAHGNIGIEVLAYDVVDNPNYRCGVNYIEVYADSQQVFSQAIEQLNLNEGRSVFTVMDFKTLRTAGDRFYKLYVDDGNQLGFYRATRNGKITVTPDALTPVKIILSDAYGNNSTLRLTLNHSKPVNLVKWLNPVETTTYSIQENTWVITTKTCPKNTLAWKKGEPSVIDPAYLNSATTVYLIDLRNPLPDSVILCGGRVIPPVQARVYPGREYTFYSGYTDIQFPARASYDTLYFSTSYLATNDSLELFTIGDPNVPLRQSIKVTLKPNRSYTTPEKTSVYRKNGKGYLFEGGTWTYGKIQFTTRDFGTFTLLTDSIPPAITPLQVNRYGTRFKIRDNLSGIASIEATLGGQWLLMNYDEKSNTIESETVNKNTLLQGDFVLTITDNAGNQQVFKQTIN, translated from the coding sequence TTGAAGTTAAGTAATGGGTTAGTAGTTGTTGCGCTGATTGGCTTTGTACTCACAGGTAATGCCCAGTTCAGTGAAACCGATAACATGCCACCGGCAGCTACGTACCTGTTTCCTGTTAAGCCCGGTCAACCCGCTGCATTGGCGGGTACGATGGGCGAGTTGCGCTCCACGCATTTTCATACCGGCATCGACATACGCACCCTGAATGAAATCGGCTGGCCTGTACGTGCTGCCAACCAGGGTTACATATCGCGGATAACCATCTCCCCTTCCGGCTTCGGCCTTGTCATGTACGTAAAGCACCCCGATGGCTACACCACCGTGTATGGACATCTTGATAAATTCAAAAAGGAAGTTGACGAATACGTTCGCAGAGAACGCTACCGCAGAAAGACATCGTCCATTGATTTGTATTTCCGAAAAGATCAGTTTAAAGTTAACCGGGGCGATACCATTGCCTTTTCCGGAAATACCGGCTCCTCGGCCGGTCCGCACCTGCACTTCGACATCCGCGATGAAAACAACCGCGCCCTTGATCCACTGCGGTTCAATTTTTCAGAAGTTGTTGATAACGCGCCTCCGGTTGTACGGAAAGTTGCGCTAAGAACACTTGATATGGACGCACGCATTAACGACCAGTTTGGACGGTTCGAGTTTTATGTTACGAAAACAGGCCGTGAGTATGTACTCCCCCAGCCCATCTTTGCTCACGGCAACATCGGCATTGAAGTGCTGGCTTACGATGTGGTAGACAACCCAAACTACCGTTGCGGGGTAAATTATATTGAAGTGTATGCCGACAGCCAGCAGGTATTCAGCCAGGCCATCGAACAACTGAACCTGAACGAAGGCCGGTCGGTGTTTACCGTGATGGATTTCAAAACACTTCGGACGGCTGGCGATCGGTTTTATAAATTATACGTGGATGATGGCAACCAGCTTGGATTTTACCGTGCAACCCGTAACGGCAAAATTACTGTAACTCCCGATGCACTAACTCCTGTTAAGATTATATTATCGGATGCGTACGGTAATAACAGTACCCTGCGGCTAACTCTTAACCACAGCAAACCGGTAAACCTGGTTAAGTGGTTGAATCCGGTAGAAACCACAACGTACTCCATTCAGGAAAACACCTGGGTCATCACAACAAAAACATGTCCGAAAAATACGCTGGCCTGGAAAAAAGGAGAGCCATCGGTAATTGATCCGGCATACCTGAACTCCGCCACTACCGTTTACCTGATCGACCTGCGCAACCCATTGCCCGATTCAGTTATTCTTTGTGGTGGACGTGTTATACCACCGGTTCAGGCACGGGTATATCCCGGTAGAGAATATACCTTTTACAGCGGCTACACCGATATCCAGTTCCCGGCAAGAGCCTCATACGATACATTGTACTTCTCCACTTCCTACTTGGCCACCAACGACTCCCTGGAGTTGTTCACTATTGGTGATCCGAATGTGCCGCTCCGGCAAAGCATTAAAGTAACCCTGAAACCCAATCGCAGTTACACCACTCCAGAAAAAACAAGCGTTTATCGCAAGAATGGAAAAGGTTACTTATTCGAAGGCGGTACCTGGACATACGGAAAAATTCAATTTACAACACGCGACTTTGGCACGTTTACATTACTGACTGACTCCATTCCACCAGCCATTACTCCCCTGCAAGTCAACCGCTATGGTACCCGGTTTAAAATACGCGATAATCTTTCGGGCATTGCATCCATTGAAGCAACACTTGGGGGGCAGTGGCTGTTAATGAACTATGATGAAAAGTCGAATACAATAGAATCAGAAACTGTAAATAAGAATACATTACTGCAAGGCGATTTCGTACTGACGATAACTGACAATGCAGGAAACCAACAGGTATTTAAACAAACCATTAACTAA
- a CDS encoding fumarylacetoacetate hydrolase family protein, translated as MRIFAIGRNYVEHIRELNNERPDEPVIFTKPDTALLKNNEPFYYPDFSNDIHHEVELVLRICKEGKNIQEKFAGKYYDSLGIGIDFTARDLQNKAKEKGLPWDIAKGFNGSAPISDKFIPVTSFKNLSDINFRLTVDGQLKQQGNTGLMIFSFDYIVSYLSKFFTLRTGDLIFTGTPKGVGPVKPGNVLAAFIEDEKLLEFEVK; from the coding sequence ATGCGGATTTTTGCCATTGGCCGGAACTATGTTGAGCACATCCGGGAACTGAACAACGAACGACCGGACGAACCGGTAATTTTTACCAAGCCCGATACCGCTTTACTCAAAAATAACGAACCTTTTTACTACCCCGATTTCTCCAATGACATCCACCACGAGGTGGAATTGGTGTTGCGCATCTGCAAAGAAGGCAAAAACATCCAGGAAAAATTTGCAGGTAAGTACTACGACAGCCTCGGTATCGGGATTGATTTTACCGCGCGCGACTTACAAAACAAGGCAAAAGAAAAAGGCCTGCCGTGGGATATCGCCAAAGGGTTTAACGGCTCGGCACCCATTTCAGACAAATTTATTCCGGTAACCAGTTTTAAGAACTTATCAGACATTAATTTCCGTTTAACAGTTGACGGCCAGTTGAAACAACAAGGCAATACCGGCCTGATGATTTTTAGTTTTGATTATATTGTTTCATACTTATCAAAATTTTTTACCCTGCGCACCGGTGACCTGATTTTTACCGGAACCCCGAAAGGAGTTGGGCCGGTAAAACCCGGAAATGTGCTTGCGGCTTTTATTGAAGATGAAAAACTGCTGGAATTTGAAGTTAAGTAA
- a CDS encoding M48 family metallopeptidase, protein MLRKVLFLLMSGLLMYACTTVAVTGRSQLTLISNAEIIPMAAQQYREVIAKGPLSKNAEQTELIRRVGVNIQKAVEQYMAEKNLSSQLDGFAWEFNLIDDPTVNAWCMPGGKVAFYTGILPICKDELGVAVVMGHEVAHAIANHGRERMSQQMVAQVGLQSLGALMGQNPTLGNELLMQAVGAGAGIGMLKFSRQHESEADRMGLIFMAMAGYDPQEAPKFWERMKTLSGGQQPPEFLSTHPSNETRISDLNSWMPEAMKYYKK, encoded by the coding sequence ATGCTACGAAAAGTACTTTTTCTGTTGATGAGCGGTTTGCTGATGTACGCATGTACAACGGTTGCTGTTACCGGTCGCAGTCAGTTAACCCTGATTTCCAATGCCGAAATTATTCCGATGGCAGCGCAGCAATACCGTGAGGTTATTGCCAAGGGTCCGTTATCCAAAAATGCTGAACAAACCGAGTTGATCAGGCGCGTGGGTGTTAATATTCAAAAGGCTGTTGAACAGTACATGGCTGAGAAAAATTTATCCTCTCAACTTGACGGATTTGCGTGGGAGTTTAACCTGATAGATGACCCAACAGTGAATGCCTGGTGTATGCCAGGAGGAAAAGTGGCATTTTATACGGGCATTCTTCCGATATGTAAAGATGAACTTGGCGTAGCGGTAGTGATGGGACACGAAGTGGCGCATGCCATTGCCAATCATGGCCGCGAACGGATGAGTCAGCAGATGGTTGCCCAGGTTGGCCTGCAATCACTTGGTGCCTTAATGGGCCAGAACCCAACGTTGGGAAATGAGTTGTTAATGCAGGCTGTTGGTGCCGGTGCCGGTATCGGTATGCTGAAGTTCAGCCGGCAGCACGAGTCGGAAGCCGACCGGATGGGGTTGATTTTTATGGCGATGGCGGGCTATGATCCGCAGGAAGCACCCAAATTCTGGGAGCGCATGAAGACACTTAGTGGCGGGCAACAACCACCCGAATTTCTTTCAACCCACCCTTCGAACGAAACCCGCATTAGCGATTTAAACAGCTGGATGCCGGAGGCAATGAAATACTATAAAAAGTAA